One genomic window of Salmo salar chromosome ssa12, Ssal_v3.1, whole genome shotgun sequence includes the following:
- the csrp1 gene encoding Cysteine and glycine-rich protein 1 produces MPLGGGNKCGCCQKTVYFAEEVQCEGKYFHKCCFLCMACKKNLDSTTVACHVDEIYCKSCYGKKYGPKGYGFGGGAGTLSMDTGAHLGIRPEEPAAHCPTNNPNTSKLATKFGSSDVCPRCAKAVYSAEKVLGGGNSWHKSCFRCAKCGKGLESTTVADKDGEIYCKACYAKSFGPKGFGFGQGAGALAHAQ; encoded by the exons ATGCCTTTGGGAGGAGGAAATAAGTGTGGCTGCTGCCAGAAGACGGTGTACTTTGCTGAGGAAGTGCAGTGTGAAGGGAAATATTTCCACAAGTGCTGCTTTCTGTGCA TGGCATGTAAGAAGAACCTGGACAGCACAACAGTGGCCTGTCATGTGGACGAGATCTACTGCAAGTCCTGCTACGGCAAGAAGTATGGGCCAAAAGGCTATGGCTTTGGCGGAGGAGCAGGCACCCTGAGCATGGACACGGGGGCACATCTTGGAATCAGACCTGAAGA GCCAGCAGCCCACTGTCCCACCAACAACCCCAACACCTCCaagttggccaccaagtttggcaGTTCAGACGTGTGCCCGCGCTGTGCCAAGGCTGTGTACTCTGCCGAGAAGGTGCTCGGAGGTGGAAAT tcctggCACAAGAGCTGCTTCCGCTGTGCCAAATGCGGCAAGGGGCTGGAGTCAACCACTGTGGCCGACAAAGATGGAGAAATTTACTGCAAAG CATGTTATGCCAAATCCTTTGGTCCTAAGGGCTTCGGGTTCGGCCAGGGGGCAGGGGCTCTGGCACATGCTCAGTAG